ACGAAGACAGCAGCAGTCATGGATTATGATGCACAGCCTAGTTTCATACAAAGTTGAGAGTTAAAAGAAGTTTGATAAACAGATTGTGTCACTGTCTTTCCATACATTTAAATCATGCATACAGTAGATCTGCAACAATGCTTTTAATATGCCCTATCAAAGCACCACTAGCACCTTTAGTATCATTGGTACACtgaaaaaagttggaaaaaaaagctgtacaTCATGTACATCAAACCCAAATACTGATGCAGGTCTCTATTAACTAGCATCCCTCAAATGATGCTGAAGCATTCTGGTTTCCATTGGAAACTGAATGGAAGTATGCCTAAGGCTGAATGAATTATTGAcaatttttggaaaaaaatcatGACTCAAGGTCTGTCAGACTACTTGTACTTTCCCCTAATATGTGGTACATTACCCCACATAAACCTAGGATGCCTGGCAACGTTGCAGTTAGGAATGAGAAAGTACATAACGTCACCTTGCATCTGGAGAGAGCCTCTTCTGATCATAAATCATGAATTTATCAACAAACTAATAAAGTAGACCTACAATGTGTGTACAATTACAAGGTAAGTGGGCATTTTGAGGTTATTATCTTTTACCAACAATTCTGAACTAAATAAGATTTtcttaattcttttttcttatgaCTTCAGGGAGACTGGGAAGgggaaaacatttaatttaacatttaaaagtgtaaaattgtaaaatatcTTTAAGGTTGATTCAACATTACTGTAATAACTTAACtcttgaagcctggccactggAAATTCAAACATGTTCTGCTTTTGAAAAGCATAATGTGGGAGCCGATCAATGGCCACTGTCTGAGTCAGGTCCCAGCAAAATAGTAAAGGGTTACTGGTATGTTTCTgctgttggtcaggatgcagctTTTTGGGATGAAGCCAAAGGAGCCACCTGTCAGATGTTTTATTCAAGTAATGCCAGGAAAAGTATCCAAAAGGccaattaaacagaaaaactaacatCACATACAAACAAGTAGGCCTACTTGAATAGAAtataactttattgtcattgcaacatgTGCAAAGAAATTACAAATTTGGTTACTgaatatttctaaaatgttatttttttctcttttgttctgttATATCTACTTTTAAAAGTGAGAATAAACTACTGTGATGGGGAAATGCACAAACGTCATTTAAAAAAGTTGGTAAGTAAATGTAACTTAAACTTAAATCCGggtgttttgttgctttgtttggATCTTGCTCTAAATTTCCTCCTCATATTGTGCCCTACATTTTCAGAAGGAGACAGATCTGGACTTTAGGCAAGTGGAATGCTGTTGGAAGTCATGCAGAATGATGTCTGTTATTGTCTTGCAGATATAACCTCAGACCTTTAGGGAAAATATATCACTTTGATAACAACACATATCTCTTTAAAATCCCAATGCACATCTTTGTATCTCTCCATCTATCCATACTAACGCAACTCATGCCATCACAGATGCTggcttttacatttttctttgacaACCGCCTGggtggattttcttttatttggcaTATGCAACCCGGtaatctttatatatatatatatatatatatatagatagatagatagatagatagatagatagatagatagatagatagatagatagatagatagatagatagatagatagatagatagatagatagatagatagatataaaaGCAATATAAATGTGAACTCATTAGACCACAGAAAACATGTTCACTGTCTTTCTGTTTATCTGAGATGAGCCCAGAGAACTAGGTGGCATATATGGCTTCCTCCCTTCTTGGGTAATACCATTTCAAGTTGTGTTTCTGGATGTGGTAGTGGACTGTGTTGAGTGAAAATGATTGTCTGAGGTTCTTCGGACCTCATATGGCTATATTGATCAAAATGGCATGACAGGTTCTCATGCACTTGAAAACTCAAAGGTCATGCACATTCTGGCTTTTGTCCCTGAGACTTCTCCAAACCACTGGGAAGTTTTCACAATACTCTTTTGAAATTCATCAGTTATCTCTGACTGAGACTGTCACAGAGTGGTGAGTCATAACCCCAATAGTTAGTACTGTTCTAAATATctgttctaaatatctgtaatgtctttgtttaatgtaaagcactttgaattgtcctgtacatgaaatgtgctatacaaataaactgccttgccttgcctagtaTTATTTAGAACGAGCAAGCTTTTAGTGGATGGTCCTTTTATATctaatcctgacaccctcacctgacAGAAATCAGTCTGTGGCTTATATAATCCTTGAGACATTTCTGTCTTCCTTTGCTtctagatttgtttattttcttaaattcaAAGAGAGTTTTCAGTGATGACACAAATTCTCCAGAGTGTTAGAGAtagtttaacaaaaataaacaaatcaccCATTCAAAATTAGGGATGGGATTTGCTCGGACACCTTCATGAATCTTCATATAGTATCATAACATTGCAGGACTGGACTATCAGATTGCTTCGTGATGTTTTGTGCAACAACTGCTGTGTTACCAAGTAACGCCTGACAAATATGCAACAAACTCCAAACTCCCCTAAAACCATTTAAGTCGTCACCTGAATGCATCGTGACACTAACTGCATTACAGTTTCACTCTAAACACAATATCGATCTAGTTCGCGCATCAGATTTCTTTCAAGTCACCTTTTATTTAGGTTTAATGAGTCATGACATTAACAGAGCCTAAAGCCTTCCTCCTACGCCTCTCCAGCCCACTCCCCTACTTATTTGAGGCGCTGCTCCGCTCcagcagtcagagcagcagCTCCCAGCCAGCGCAGCTCTCTCCGGTCGCTGTACGGAGGGACGGGAGCTGATGTTTCAGCTTTGTCGTCTTTTCCCGGATTTACTTTCACCGAGTCAAGATGAGACTCCTCTTACttgttgctgctgctctgctgaaAGGTAAGCGAAAGattgaattttaaaaatctttctaGAGAAAGTCAGTGATCAGTTCAGGACCATGGACAGAGACGGTTCCTCCACTTGAACACGTGCACCCTGTTCCAGCAATTTCGCATTTTATTAACCccgtattgttttttttctcttaatgcAGAAAGTCTAGCGCTTCCGGTGGTAAAAGAGGGGCAGAGAGAAGATTTGGTATGTTTTTTGAAGcagtttgaatgtttttgtttttttttaaatctgatcagACGTTACTTATTTGAGTAATCTGGATTTTGCAGGTAGCACGATGTTTGGTTGAAGTCCTGTCCAAAGCTCTCTCCAAACCAGACTCTCAGTTGGATCAGGAATGCAAAGACATTCTCCAAGCAGGTTGGTAGCACATTAAATCTTGCATATTAACCTGattggtttattgtttttatgctcATTCATCTTAAATCATCCAGCATGAAGGGAGACTGAAGATTATGCAGCACTCTTCAACAATTCAGTCACTGAGATATTAAGAAACTGGGAAATAatagacacacaaaaaacatttttttttagatattttggCATTCAACAATAGTgctaatttttttaacatttgaaatGAATGTGAAAAGAAAGTAATTTTACTACAGTTTGCAGATTTGAATGGCATATGTCAAATCACAAATTCATCAAAACTTGTCACTAAGAGCTGTACAAATAAGATCTTTACAcatgtgttgatttttttattgctttatcaTAGGGGTCAAAAATGCTCCACTGAACAAGAAGAGTGGGGAAGAGATTGTACCTCAGCCAGAGGGAGTCAAAGGTCATACCGAGGAGCCTCTGGTGAAGGCAGCAGATGTCAGAGATATTGAGGCACTCTTAAAATCtgtggaagaaaaaagagaaaacccaGAAGATGAGCGCAGCCAAGAATCCTGGAGTTTAGGTGATGAGAAGGACAAGAGGCAtgagaaggaagaggaagaggagcggGAAAAAAGGAGCAACTGGAAGCCTGGAAGATTCCACCAGAGGAGGCACAAACGaggtgaagaagaggaagattaTGACCGCAGTCAGGAGAGTTGGGGAATAATGGAAAAAAGATCAGAGGATgacgaagaggaggaagaaggtgaggaaagagagaagaggaaatGGAGGCCTGGGAGATACCACCAAAGAAGAAATAAGCGAGATGAGGAAGAAGGGGAAGAGCCAGAAGAAGAACGTAGTCAAGAGTACTGGGATGTAGACAAAAGgcaggaggatgaggaggagagataTAAGCGCATATGGAAACCCACACATCGCTATCATCATAAGAGAAAGCTTCACAAACGCAGCGATGAGCCGACAGAGGGTGACGGATATGAGGATCGCAGCCAGGAATCTTGGGATCTTGACAAGAGGGACTGGAGGCCTGGCAGGTATCACCAAAGGAGACACAAACGGGAGGACGAGCTGTCAGAAGAAGTTAgagaagagccagatgaggAACGTAGCCAGGAGTCCTGGGATTTTGATACTGGGAGGGAAAAGAGGGAATGGAGGCCTGGCAGGTATCACCAGAGGAGACACAAACGGGATGAAGAGCTATCAGAGGAAGCCAGGGAAGAGCCAGATGAAGAGCGGAGCCAGGAGTCCTGGGATGTTGATACTGGGAGGGAAAAGAGGGAATGGAGGCCTGGCAGGTATCACCAGAGGAGACACAAACGTAATGAAGAAATATCAGAAGAAACTGGAGAAGAGCCAGATGAAGAGCGCAGCCAGGAATATTGGGATTTTGATACTGGAAGAGAAAAGAGGGGCTGGAGGCCTGGGAGGTATCACCAAAGGAGACACAAACGGGATGAAGAGCTGCCAGAGGATGCCAGGGAGGAGCCAGATGGAGAACGCAGCCAAGAGTCCTGGGATTTCGACACTGGAAGAGAAAAGAGGGGCTGGAGGCCTGGCAGGTACCACCAGAGGAGACACAAGCGAGATGAAGAGCTTGCAGAGGGAGAGCCAGAAGAGGAACGCAGTCAGGAGTCCTGGGGATTTGACAAAAGACATGGAAAAGAAGGGAGTGAAGTAGAAAAGCGGGTATGGAAACCAACACACCGGTACCACCATAAAAAGAAATttcacaagcgtgatggaggatcatcagaagaagaggaagaacagGGAGAGGAATCAGAGGATTATGTAGAAGAGGCAAAGGACAGAGATGAAGCTCTAAGGTACATTTAGTAAATTATATACCTTTAACATACTACAGATTTCACATATTACCACCctcttaaaataatcattttttacaagtttttaaaaaacacaaaaaactgaatcaaatatataaaagttttttgtctttttagatAAACTTGAAAAGAATAACAGGCCATTATTTTAAGAGGCTGATAATATATCAGCTGGATTTGTACAAATAGTCTAACTTTTTAGGCAGGGTACCTGTGGTAATGGAACTAGTTCAGAATCTAATGAGGCCATTTTTGTCAGGTATCTGGCCGAAAAGCGCAATCCTTGGATTTACAGAGGCTACTACCACCCTGCCTGGTTTAAAAGGGACTCAGATGAACATGCTGCAACTTCAGAAAAGGTATAGTTGATGCTAGCAGCTTTGGAAACTTTAGGAATTAGCTAATCATTATTGACACATGTGACATGTTATCTGTTTCTATGTTTAATTGGCTCAGATGGAGGAACTGGCCAAACTGCTGAGCTATAAGATAAACCAGCTGGGTAACCACTCGACTCAAGAGGAGGCAAAAAGGAGCTCACTCCAGAGGACACTTACTCCACAGGAGGTAAATCAAGCTGCATTTACTAAACGCTCATTAATCTTTACTGGTGACTGATGATGCTAGACCTCTGAACACAAGTCTTTAAAGGGCATTTACAGTATCTGCTGCAGCACAGATGTTCATCTGCCACTATAGGTAAAGGATTCAGTAAAAAAACAGTTACTGCAAATAAACATCCAAcctaaaaaacacagaaaaagctcTTACTCTGCAGCCATTTACATAAACAAGATGCACAGCATTTGAATGACCTACTAAAGCCACGCAGCACATCACATTTCTGCACCAGTTTCCATGGGGGGTGAAGCAGCCATGCTCATTAAGGAAATCTTCAGTCAACAAGGAGATGTTAGGATTTAGCCTTAAGAGCCGGAGACCTCAGCAAGAATGTTCCAAGTTTGCATGTGACAAATGCAaggagagggggaaaaaaagtgtaTGTATATGCCGTGACTCAATATCAAACTGTTGAATTTACTGTACTATTGTCCTGCTCGCATTGATTCTTCACAGCACTTCTTCCCCCAGCTTATTTCCCTCATTTGATTTCTCCACACCAGCATTTTATTGACCGCTGCAGTAATCGCAGTAAGGACCTCATGATTGCATCCTCCCAGAGCAATCAGCTTTAAAATGACCTaacaaaatgaaagacagaACTACAGCCTGCAGATGTCCATATCTGGtcacaaacaataaaactgaagcTGTTTCATGGTGATTAATTCGTTTTACAGAGCTGCAAGTCCAAGGATAAAGCAAGTGAACAATTAACCTAAGAATGGCTCATGCATATCCACAAGCTGCAGCAGGTCTTAATGGCTTTAATACAAGACAGTGTTTAGGTTCTAAAGAGAAATAAACCTATTAATCATGAGTCAAAACTAGGAGTGATGGTATTTTTGTTGTAAATGCTGTTTTTCAGGAGAAAGAGTTGGAGAACCTGGCAGCAATGGACCTGGAGTTGCAGAAGATTGCGGCAAAGTTGCATGACAAGACTGCATAATCCCAGAGTAGTTTCTGCtatcagtgaaaaaaaaaagttgccagCTTATTATATGTCTGCCAGTTTAGTGTGCTAAGTGTTAAGTTACTAAGAAAAAAATACCTGAAGCCTTGCCATATTTTATCAACTCTGCTCAttgtttttgtgatattttgatGTTCTCTAATTAAACAGCATGGGAAATTGCTTGAATGTTTCTATATAATCTgagaaatgtgaaaataatatATGAGACAAGTTATTCACATCTTGTTCTGCACTCAATTAAAGGAATTATTCTGGGACCAAACAAAATGttcaatttatttctttaagtaaATGTGGTCACATATGATACATTCTTTCCCATTACTCTTTAATTCTGCAGATACAGGCGTAGGACACAATAAAGCTGGATCATTTAACAAATGGCACttatttaaattaagaaaaaaaaaagttaacaccTGGTCTCAAGGCAGAATAAACAAGTTTTAGCCTAGAAATGATTACTTGACTGGCTTCTTACCTAAGAAACACACAGCTCAAATGATATAAACTGGTTTGCACTTTACTTCTCAGCATCACTTTAATTTGCTCTGATGTGAACACAAAAGACAAGAGAAAGTGCTCTGATGAATGCAAACCGGACACTCTGTCTCTTTTACTCCAGAAGTGTCAAATCAGTTCAACAGAGACTAAGTCTCTGGAGCAAAATCCCCTGAAAATGACTTGTAATGTGCCCCAGAGAGGTTTGATCcctctgtgtttgtttatccCTCAGTGTCTTTCAGTTTCTGTCTCTTTGCTGCTGGCTCCTCAGCTTGAGGGGAGCCTGCCGGTTTAAAGCGGTCTATGGCAACGGTCGTCCCTGAGAGGACGTAGCCCCCTCCCCCGCTCATCAGTAGCAGAGGATGTGTCCTGTTAGGCAGCACCTGGGGACACAAAAGAGATACAGTCAGGAGATATGAACTCTGCAGGAATATCTAGGTAAACATTGGAAGGAAAAAGTGtggctattttctttttttaaatcaagctgCTGCTTATTAAATAACTCTGAAAGaacatgggggaaaaaaaacaaaagtgtctCCCTTGATGAGGGATGAGATTAGGATAACTaggttaaatgttttcctccccAAACAAATACCTGGTAAATTATAAACCAAGACTGATGCTGATGAGAGAGGTCAAAACAGAAAAGCCATGAACCCAAAATCTAGGTTAAAGATACCAAAGCAGTAACTGCAGGTTTCACATTATTACTAATGaagatttaattattaattaattatcagGCTAGcgttaacagtaaaaaaaacaagcatgaaAAAATCCATGATAATTCAATATTTGAGGATATACCTGGTAATGTCTAAGCCAAGTGTCTGTGAGTCGGAGGTTGACCGTACCACCTTGTTCCTTGAGTTTTGTGTAGCACTCAATAAGAGGCTGGAAAATCCAAgatgggagggagagagagaaagagagagaggaaaaaaagctgtCAATTACTATaggggcacacacacacagacagcaaTGATCTTTTTAGCAACATAAGCATGAATGAGGTAATCAGTGTTGAGATGAGGCAGGCACTGTAACTGCTCAGTGGTGACAGGGATGTCCCTGCATCATTTCCCACTGCAGCTCtaagcaataaaaataaaataaaaaaagcctgTGAGCAGTTGCAACTAATGAGAAATCCTTCTCCTTTAGGAAGTGCATCAAGTGATTGTCTTACCTCTTTGCACTGGGAGTAAACTACAAATGGCCTGGAGGGAGAGAGGAATTTGAGCAGGCCCAACAAGACAGGACACGGGTGAAACCGACTCGCTATGACCAACCTGCATgtgggaaaaaacaacaaaaaagatgaTCGAGCAAACCTGTCCAACATAAAACACACTGTCAACAGTATATTTTGTAATTGGAAATGTGCAGGTAAGGCAATATCATGATTTAGCTTATCAGTGCTGCATGTGACATCGTACTAGAAGACGTACTGCCTCTCCATGGCTGACAGCCATATCATATTTTATACAGCTGGAGGAGAGTCAGTAGAAAAGGCTGATTTAGGACAATGTAGGAGCTTGTGCTCTGTAGTGGTGTTTATTGTATAGGTGATATGATGTAGAAGTCTATAAGCTTACAAGATCAATACTTGTACTTCAAGCACAGATGTCACCTTCATAATAGTTCATCCATCAAGCAATAAGGTTCTTCATTTTATGTGAGGAAACTGCAAAGCAATCAATTTGTTCACCTTGTGAGGGTGCTGCACACTGGTATGAGTTTAGAGGACAGCAAATAacgttttattacttttataagCATGATTAACAATACTTtaattgttaattatttttcccctggtgcatttatttttatggctTCAGTTTCTAACGCCGTTCATTGGTAACAGCAGAGGTGGGACTGAAAAACGGAAATGCAGAAAGTGTTGCAGAAAACCAAATGTGAATGCAAAAGCAAAATCTGACACTAACCCATCAGCGTTCCTGCTTTCCAGCAGGGCAGCAGCAGCTGCCAGTCTCCTCCGCTTCTCCTCCagctttagctttttttcttgagTCTTTAAAAGGTCCAAGGTAAATTTAAATTAGGATTAAACATCACATTtgatttctataaaacattagcAGACTGGCTATCATGTCCTCGTTGCATAAAAATACATTAGGGAATAGCTTAagaagacttttaaaacttTAGTACTTTCACTTCCTTGCGTTTCTCCTTCTCCATTTCCCCCTGGTCTTGGCCTGCATCATCACCAGTCTTTGTATCCATGCTCTGCTCCTCTGGACTGCCTTCTTGCTGGTCAGTCTCAGGCTGGTTTTGCTCTTCATCTGCAGCCATTTCAAATTGTTTTTCATCtggagttagaaaaaaattgttttttaaattaatgttagAAACTAAATGCATCTCATGATGACTGATTCACTTTCAGctgactcaaaaaaaaaaaaagagtctgaACATTTTTAAGGTGTTCCTGAATGGACACCGCTATAATTGATCTGAAATTTCAGCACAATATTATGGCAAAGAACACATTACAcctttttctccacaataaaGTTCCTGCTGAATCTGTGACTTTTTCTATATTAAAAAAGTTTCTTTCTAAAATTGCTTGCAAGCAAATAAATCTTCATACTTAAAGAATGTGCGagagattatttttaataaccGTTTTAACCACTAACCTGTTCTTTGGCAGAGCCAGATTTGTGGTTATTTGTGCTGCAGACCAGCTCAAAGGCTTCATTTCTTACGCAGACTCAGGCTGTTTGGGGTCCGACCTGAGATCATGCTCATTTTCTATAATGTTCTTTATAGCATCATCAGATCGTTATGGCTGCATGGTTTGGCACATTAACAGTTCAGTCTAAATCTAGACTCACAACATAGTGAGAACAGCAATGAAAGTAAATAATCAGTAGTGGGATGCCTCAGTACAGTTAAACCAGCTAACGGATAACATCCATCACTAACCATTCATCCGATTTGacttctatcaagtctgacaTAGACTGAAATTATGACGTGTTTGACAATAAAGTTTGAACATCACTCATTTACAGAATTATACATCTACACCATGACTGTAGCATGCAGTAATGCACCTCTATATGTTGTTCCacatcagtggttctcaaactttttctgcacaAAACCATGAAACACCGCCCATGGGTGCGACCCCCACGGTATGTCCGAGGTGACTGTAGCCCCTGGCAAACGAGTCACATGTAAAGCTCGCACAGCTGTTTTAGGAACGTGTCTGACTCATGTCgtgacaaaacattttttgtttctttcaccaTTTGAAACAGGTGTttgattcttttcattttctgcacCAGCTCCCGTCAGGCTTGTAATAAACGCCACTAACAGACAAATTTGGAGCAGAAGTTTCCGTTTCATCACTTGCAGTTGCAAAGTGCAAACTGGTTGCAGAAAAGCACATTAGTGTCACTGACAACAACAGAAGGAAAGTGTTTGGAGAAACAATAATGGTTCAATGATGTCTATGGTTGAGAGAAAGAGGTTTCTGCTCAGCAGTCAGCAATTTTTTTCCTTGCATGAATGCATCCCGCAATTTTTTCTCCCATCACTAATTGCCACACGCCGGAATTCCGGCACGGTGCCGGATTCCCATCACCCCTGCTGACTccaagtgcaaaaaaaaatgaaaatagtcACCACTGGAAAACAATAAGTGACTATCAAAAAAAGCATACCGGCAGTGGGATCTTTGGCAGTGGTGTCTAGGGTTCCTGCCAGCAAAGCATTGACGTGGCAGATGGGAAAATCATGCAGCATATCATGAAAATGTGCAGGGAAGCCGAAGCTCTCCACACCCGCCCGTACAGGCCCACCTCCTGGGTACATTTGGATCACTGAGCCGTAACCTGGTGGACAAAGAGAGCAATTATATATAGAACAGAGAAAAAGGCTCTGTTCACAATGTACAGAAAGACACACTCAAAAAACCTTGAATCTTTTAAATGCATATACTCGCCTCCCATTCTTTCCATGATGGCTCCCAGTACAAGTCCAGCACAGGTCTCGAACACCAGAACCTTGCTGCCAGCGTGGATGTTTGCCAGAGTTAACATCTGAGCAAGAGTGTCATACCGCAGGTGGCTAGATCACACGAAAACACAGGTATCatgcattaattttattttaagagcAACATGTGTGCAGTATTAATGAACATGCCGACGCACCAGATCTTCCCTGGTTCGCGACCATGGTACATCATGGCCAGGATGCGACAGGTTGGTTTTAGGATAGCAACAGTGTTTTCATACCTGGAAAAGCACAAGGTCGGCACAACTGATGACACCAATTATGATGAGCTACAGTAACTTAAGTCCATAACAGTTTGTGGATAAATCATCTGAAGTGActcactttttcttcttcttcttgatgtacttATCTTGGGCATATCCGGTCTTGTTATTGAACGTTGAGCTGTTTTCGATGAGTTGCTGAATGATTTCCTTTGGACCAAACAAACatgcttcatttaattttaatccttTGCTTATATTCTGCAACTTTATATGAAACATGTTTGCAATctttaaattattcttaaaaacaACTTTCCTATCATTTCATGCCCTCTGAAACTccaaactaatgttttttttaacctttgatGTATATATCCATTAATAGActaaacttttttatttctgtaaaatcaaaatgaatgtttttctcAAAATGTTTATGAGAGCTGGGTTAAAATCAGCATTGGATCAATGCAAAAATAAGCATCTGTGATGGTGCATTAGTGCACAAAGCAAGGTGACCTTGCATATCTACAAAGCCGCCATTAATGTCAGACAAGATTTGGAAGCCTGAAGTTTTTGTCCAGACAAAGTCTTGCTCATTTCAGcaagaaaattaataataataaaaaaaaagtctttacagCTTTGCTGACCGGTCTGCAGTCCAGATCTGTCATCTACCataaacatgacacaaacactATAAACAAGCAAACTTCCCAGTTTTCCaacatttctgtgtttaaagagaatatttaatttgaaacaGTGGGAAATGGCTTACACAACTTTTTGAAAGTTGGAAATTTGCGCTACATGAATCAATAAGGGAGAATTAACAATTTCAatttcaacattttacatgttgccCTTTACCAATTTATATTTTGCAAAAGACTGCAAATGATCCCCACCAcccatttacattttata
The sequence above is drawn from the Melanotaenia boesemani isolate fMelBoe1 chromosome 22, fMelBoe1.pri, whole genome shotgun sequence genome and encodes:
- the chgb gene encoding secretogranin-1 isoform X3; protein product: MRLLLLVAAALLKESLALPVVKEGQREDLVARCLVEVLSKALSKPDSQLDQECKDILQAGVKNAPLNKKSGEEIVPQPEGVKGHTEEPLVKAADVRDIEALLKSVEEKRENPEDERSQESWSLGDEKDKRHEKEEEEEREKRSNWKPGRFHQRRHKRGEEEEDYDRSQESWGIMEKRSEDDEEEEEGEEREKRKWRPGRYHQRRNKRDEEEGEEPEEERSQEYWDVDKRQEDEEERYKRIWKPTHRYHHKRKLHKRSDEPTEGDGYEDRSQESWDLDKRDWRPGRYHQRRHKREDELSEEVREEPDEERSQESWDFDTGREKREWRPGRYHQRRHKRNEEISEETGEEPDEERSQEYWDFDTGREKRGWRPGRYHQRRHKRDEELPEDAREEPDGERSQESWDFDTGREKRGWRPGRYHQRRHKRDEELAEGEPEEERSQESWGFDKRHGKEGSEVEKRVWKPTHRYHHKKKFHKRDGGSSEEEEEQGEESEDYVEEAKDRDEALRYLAEKRNPWIYRGYYHPAWFKRDSDEHAATSEKMEELAKLLSYKINQLGNHSTQEEAKRSSLQRTLTPQEEKELENLAAMDLELQKIAAKLHDKTA
- the trmt6 gene encoding tRNA (adenine(58)-N(1))-methyltransferase non-catalytic subunit TRM6 isoform X2; its protein translation is MADKGDDDDQYRIKEGDCVVLKRGDIYKAVQIQPKKKIIFEKQWIFLDNAVGHLYSTTFEIVAGGTLKPQEVKDTESPPDLKVAGTDNRNIVDDGKSQKLTRDDIETLKEQGLKGQEIIQQLIENSSTFNNKTGYAQDKYIKKKKKKYENTVAILKPTCRILAMMYHGREPGKICHLRYDTLAQMLTLANIHAGSKVLVFETCAGLVLGAIMERMGGYGSVIQMYPGGGPVRAGVESFGFPAHFHDMLHDFPICHVNALLAGTLDTTAKDPTADEKQFEMAADEEQNQPETDQQEGSPEEQSMDTKTGDDAGQDQGEMEKEKRKETQEKKLKLEEKRRRLAAAAALLESRNADGLVIASRFHPCPVLLGLLKFLSPSRPFVVYSQCKEPLIECYTKLKEQGGTVNLRLTDTWLRHYQVLPNRTHPLLLMSGGGGYVLSGTTVAIDRFKPAGSPQAEEPAAKRQKLKDTEG
- the trmt6 gene encoding tRNA (adenine(58)-N(1))-methyltransferase non-catalytic subunit TRM6 isoform X1 is translated as MADKGDDDDQYRIKEGDCVVLKRGDIYKAVQIQPKKKIIFEKQWIFLDNAVGHLYSTTFEIVAGGTLKPQEVKDTESPPDLKVAGTDNRNIVDDGKSQKLTRDDIETLKEQGLKGQEIIQQLIENSSTFNNKTGYAQDKYIKKKKKKYENTVAILKPTCRILAMMYHGREPGKICHLRYDTLAQMLTLANIHAGSKVLVFETCAGLVLGAIMERMGGYGSVIQMYPGGGPVRAGVESFGFPAHFHDMLHDFPICHVNALLAGTLDTTAKDPTADEKQFEMAADEEQNQPETDQQEGSPEEQSMDTKTGDDAGQDQGEMEKEKRKEVKTQEKKLKLEEKRRRLAAAAALLESRNADGLVIASRFHPCPVLLGLLKFLSPSRPFVVYSQCKEPLIECYTKLKEQGGTVNLRLTDTWLRHYQVLPNRTHPLLLMSGGGGYVLSGTTVAIDRFKPAGSPQAEEPAAKRQKLKDTEG
- the chgb gene encoding secretogranin-1 isoform X1, with product MRLLLLVAAALLKESLALPVVKEGQREDLVARCLVEVLSKALSKPDSQLDQECKDILQAGVKNAPLNKKSGEEIVPQPEGVKGHTEEPLVKAADVRDIEALLKSVEEKRENPEDERSQESWSLGDEKDKRHEKEEEEEREKRSNWKPGRFHQRRHKRGEEEEDYDRSQESWGIMEKRSEDDEEEEEGEEREKRKWRPGRYHQRRNKRDEEEGEEPEEERSQEYWDVDKRQEDEEERYKRIWKPTHRYHHKRKLHKRSDEPTEGDGYEDRSQESWDLDKRDWRPGRYHQRRHKREDELSEEVREEPDEERSQESWDFDTGREKREWRPGRYHQRRHKRDEELSEEAREEPDEERSQESWDVDTGREKREWRPGRYHQRRHKRNEEISEETGEEPDEERSQEYWDFDTGREKRGWRPGRYHQRRHKRDEELPEDAREEPDGERSQESWDFDTGREKRGWRPGRYHQRRHKRDEELAEGEPEEERSQESWGFDKRHGKEGSEVEKRVWKPTHRYHHKKKFHKRDGGSSEEEEEQGEESEDYVEEAKDRDEALRYLAEKRNPWIYRGYYHPAWFKRDSDEHAATSEKMEELAKLLSYKINQLGNHSTQEEAKRSSLQRTLTPQEEKELENLAAMDLELQKIAAKLHDKTA
- the chgb gene encoding secretogranin-1 isoform X2; its protein translation is MRLLLLVAAALLKESLALPVVKEGQREDLVARCLVEVLSKALSKPDSQLDQECKDILQAGVKNAPLNKKSGEEIVPQPEGVKGHTEEPLVKAADVRDIEALLKSVEEKRENPEDERSQESWSLGDEKDKRHEKEEEEEREKRSNWKPGRFHQRRHKRGEEEEDYDRSQESWGIMEKRSEDDEEEEEGEEREKRKWRPGRYHQRRNKRDEEEGEEPEEERSQEYWDVDKRQEDEEERYKRIWKPTHRYHHKRKLHKRSDEPTEGDGYEDRSQESWDLDKRDWRPGRYHQRRHKREDELSEEVREEPDEERSQESWDFDTGREKREWRPGRYHQRRHKRDEELSEEAREEPDEERSQESWDVDTGREKREWRPGRYHQRRHKRDEELPEDAREEPDGERSQESWDFDTGREKRGWRPGRYHQRRHKRDEELAEGEPEEERSQESWGFDKRHGKEGSEVEKRVWKPTHRYHHKKKFHKRDGGSSEEEEEQGEESEDYVEEAKDRDEALRYLAEKRNPWIYRGYYHPAWFKRDSDEHAATSEKMEELAKLLSYKINQLGNHSTQEEAKRSSLQRTLTPQEEKELENLAAMDLELQKIAAKLHDKTA